The Apium graveolens cultivar Ventura chromosome 3, ASM990537v1, whole genome shotgun sequence sequence GTTAGAACTGAGGCCCAATTGAGGATTAAAGCCCAAAAGGGCCCAGTTGATAGAAACCCAATTATATTAAGAATGGGCCCAAAGGAAAAGCCCAGGTTAGATATGGacaaaaatattttttgaaaaggAAGGGGGGAGAGAAAATTTtcctgacccaattcgatcaggattGTTATTCAATTCCTGGTCGATGGAGTCTCGTCGAAAATTCCTTCGATCAGGAAATAATGCCCCTTTATTCGGTCAAAAATTGATTAGTAAGAAAGATCCTGACCGAAAATAGGTCAGGATTCTAATTGAAAATTCTTGACCCACGAAAAGGTTTTTCGACCAGAAGATAAACCAGACTCGTGCTCCAAAAATTCTGCTCGAAAATACTGTCGACCAGAATGGAATGGAGGCATATTTCGGTCAAAAAACaaggaatcctgaccgaaaggatTAAAATTCTTGCTCGAAGAAAAAATAGGttgaaaatcctggccgaaattcgacgTGGATTCCTGCTCGAAATGTTCCTCCTCGAAACTTCATCGACCAGGGCAGACAGatggttaattcgaccaggatcctggtcgaacgggattcctggtcgaaccaggtattaaaaaaaagaaaagggaaagaaaatccagaaaattaaggaaaaatcccaaaattaagggaaaaattcctgaaaattaaggaaaaatcccagaattaaggaaaaagtcttgaaaattaaggataaatcccagaattgaggggaaaatccaaaaaattaaggataaatcccataattgaggggaaaatccagaaaaatcaggggaaattctagaaaattaaggaaaaatcccagggttcagggaaaattcctggaaattaagataaattcctaaataatagggattaaagcaaattgttgtaaatgtgtaggtcgctccacactttacgcaaaaggaTACCCTGTAAGgaaacgaatgaacttaacttctgcgaaacctagtcactgtttcccaaaagttggggggcaaatgatagggaataaataaattctgattacgtagttaatgttgcattaattacacatgattgggctataaggcccaataagaagatgtatgacattcagaccaaaaaggttaacacattgatcaggcctgatctgATGGAGCAGatcaagcctgatggaccagatcagacctgatggaacaaagaaggcccaaaaccctaaatattaattaatttcgtaattaattaataagggagaaaaacagctattaagataagtcctagtggggatataaatccttgtggATTGGTCTTCAAGtaacctcatgggataaggaatcagcttaCTACTTCCTATGACTCTAAAGttcattctaattctgagactagTCAACCAaatctcctaacccaagtccaatttaaggattctcaacatctatataaggggcctcaccccacaaatcagaattacgttttttgacttgatctttggcaatcagctaggtacgtaggcatcttgttaaggcagatcgagtcacgaaacacaagagcagtcaaatcgaggttcgaaactcacgttccttagtaatagatacaacaattattataccttagtttttttTCCTTAACAACGGTAGAGGTAGTTATTTATGAAGGGTGTTCCCTTGCTGCCGGATGTTAATGAACCATATATCCACTCTAATTCTGAAGTTTTGGCAAATCAAAAAGTCTCCTCACTCATGCAGGTGAAAGACGATGGGATATAGAACTGCTCCGATATATTTTTAATGACAGAGACATGGATCTTATTTTATATATACCTTTAAGAGATGAGATTGAGGATAACTGGTATTAGAGGCACGAGGAAATTATGGAACCTAAAGATCCCACCTAAGGTTAAAAATTTTCTGTGAAAGGCTGTGAATAATATCTTACCTACTAAAGATCTTCTTCGTGTTAAACAGGTCCCATCAAGGTTGATGTTCAATTTGTAACTAGGCTGCAGAATTAATTTTGCACACACTAGTTTCGTGCCCGTTTGCGAAAAAAAACTGCTGGACATCAGCAACACTCCTCATGTTTAGTCACAGCAGCAAGGATCAGTTCTAACCTCACTAATGTTATGCCGGATGTTGTGGAAGAATCACAACGACTTTGTACGGAATCAAAAATGTTTAACTGCTTCAGAAGTGTTACAATCGGCATTATTTGTCCTTAACCGGTGGCAATTTATCCAAGATAAATCTTTAGATAATTTTATAGGCTTTATGATACCTGAAGATGGTCGAGTAAAATGGCAAGCTCCAATCTATAACAGAGTTAAGGTCAATACCAACACAACAATTTTCAACAATTTAAACAGATATAGCCATGCTCAAGTTGTCAGAGACCACAATGGAAATCTGGTTGAAGCAATGTCTAAATGCTATCAAGGTATGGTGAGCCCAGGATTGGCAAAAGCAACAGGGATCCGCGAAGCTCTTAGCTGGGTGAAGAAAGAGCAGCATCATAATGTTGTTGTGGAAACATATTGCCTAGCGATGGTCCAAAGGATTCGCAGCTCATTTATCACTCTCTCCTGCTCAGGTAGTTTGGTAGATGAGTGTAGGCAAACTCTTAATAGGTTTGCAAGATCAAACGTTAAAGTTTGTAAAACAATATGCGAATAGCGTAGCTGACTACTTAGCGAGTTATAACTCTTCACTAACTGATTGTAAGTGGAGAAAAGAAAATGTCCATTCGGAATTCCTTTCTATTTTGTGTAATGACTAGAAGTATTAAGTATCTTCATTTTGCGGCAAAAAAAAATGTTCATACTACTTGAACAAACAAAAGAATCTCATAACCTATTCATTGAGTGCTGTTGGAACCTTACAACAGAATGTTTCAGTCTGTGGAGTTAAAATTATTGTTCTCCTTCAGCACATTCATTTTTGCAATCTGTTAACTATCATGCCAGAACAGAAGTATGCTAAGTTTCTCTAAAATAAACTGAAAATTCCCAGGAAATATGAGTTCGTTCCTTGAATTTCAACATTCTCAaagtttgattttttttaatcACAAGCATCATTCGGATTCTTGCAAATGTAATATCAAACAGATGAGAGACCGTTATGTCCACCAGCCATCTCTACAACAGAATGATGAATATAAGGAGGACTAATAGAGGAACTGGTACGAGGATGTTTGACGATGAAACCAGGCCCCCGGAGAACTCTTTGTTGCTGCTCTTTTGTATTGGCGGAGATATTAGTGTATCGTTTGATCCCTTCATCCTGCATCGCAAATCACTTTCTTTATTAGAAAGCGAACATTAGATAGTTACTCTTGAAAGTTGAAAGAAAAGCAACAAGGAAGAGAAGAATATTACGAGTTGGGGTTTGGGCAAAATATGATGTTGTACTCATAAGCATTGCATGTAAAGATGCTGGTGCCATCATCAAATGCATAACTATAAGCCTTCGGACAAGCTCTCTTAAAAATGGTTGAATAAAACGATGGCTGGCATGTTGTTGGGTTCGCAAACTCCCCGCTGCAGCAGTACTGGTCTTGTCCAAATGCCTCGCAGGCACTTTTACATGCAACCACTCCCTCTGTCTCTCCACCATCCTCACTAGCCACCTGAAGTTCTTTGGGACAACCTGGTCAATTTCAAATTCCTCGGTTTAACAGGCAGAAATTACACATTATACATATCTACATTGTCTGTCACAGAAAACCCAGCTGCTAGCTGTGTTGTACAAAGGCTGGAGGTAGAAGTTTTAATTTCAGTTGATGTAAGTTAAGCTTTCACACGCACCATACAACAAGTAAAGAGTGTgaataaatatttcaaaattttaactaCCGGTGTGGAGGATTTGTTAGATCATAGATGTACTTAATTCTAGTATTAGCTCTATGTATACATTTTTCAAAAGATGATCTATGTTTCAAAACAAAGGTAGTTAGGCTAGGTCATATGCATTGTAATGAATTAAAATATCCTTTACCCGTATTGATATCTGTAGCACAGCCAGTGGCATAACATCCGCCATACATGCTGCGAGGCGCAGCAATAAGAGGCAAATTGTAACCATCCACAAGACTGACATCATAAAAATCTGTGTCGTTACCATGACCAAGGGTCACCTCAAACAGAGAGGCAGGTGGAGTTGCGCCAATGCCACCACATTTCAGCTTTCCTCCACAGTCCCCTGTGCGACATGTACCAGCACCAGCTGCATCAAATGTGCAACCCGTTCTTGCCCAGATTCGACCGGACCATCCTGGCAAGCTAGGGATGCTCACACTCTGTCCTGAAGCCAGCTCAAATCCTGTGGTTAGAAGCTGAGGAGTTCCTGCCCCAGACAGTGTCCCAGGCCATATTGTGTACCCACAATAGTTTGTTATGGTGAATGTGCAGGAGCTAGAACAGAAGAAGAGACAAAAAAGAAGCAGAAATAAAGCGGTCGTCATTTTCACCCATCTAATGCTCATCAACATCTGATTAACAGCAACGTAGCTTGTCTATGCACAATTATTGTTGTACATGGGAGGGATCATAGGAATGGTATATATATTGTGAGATTGAAATAAAGTGTCATGTGGACAGAGTATTGTAGTTTAATTACTAGTTCACTCAGCCGTAAGATTACTTTTTGGGCTTAAGATTGTCTTTGTTAGATAGTGGGAATAAATTTAAAGAGAAGCAATCCCTTTCTTTGGCAATTTAAGGAGCATGTCCATGGAAAGGCAAAGTACCTAAGCATCCACAACCACGTAGAGAATCAGTAACAAATTTGATTTCATCTAATAATACACAAGTtgcattttatttatttttcctaGGAAACAATTGATTTTTTTGTAATCCTAATATTAATGAAAACTATTTGTTGCAAGCACAAGAAACTGGTCTTCCTAGTCAAATTTTATAAGAATCGCTAACTGAGTTGTATAATTTCATTACCTTTATACGGTCTTTTTAGATATCAAGTTTCCATAATTTAGTCAGCATAAAATGCATTGCATTAAGAACTATATACTGTAACAAATATTTACAAACATTGTATGAGAGGTGAACCCTGATACTACAAGAAAACATAAATGTGAAGTCTTGCCAGATTCACGCTAAGTTCATGAAAGACCTACTCACAGAAGCTGATACATTACATCATCCAGCGAAATCATAGTTGCTAAGCTAGGGTAGATGAGGCCTATACACAGAAGCTGCATTTCATCATTCAGCCACATCATGATTAAGCTCTTCTAGAGATTCTTGTAGCTCTGTTAATAAACAAAAGTGACAAGAAAACAGAAACACAAATTGTACAGACACAAGCCAAACTTATGCAGAAACTGCAGCCAGTGACAAAGCCATTTGCACTCTTGGGAAAAATCAATGCTGAGCTTATGAAGAAACTGCAATCGGCCATGAAGCTTTTTGCGCACCAAGTCAAAATCACATTTGAGCAATGTCCTCAATAGCTCAGTCAGTATAGTGTTCCTAACACCGGAAAGATGTCCAATAATATACAATGGGCGAGAACTGTTTCCATGTCATAACTACTCACTCATCTAGTGTTTCCTGCAAAAAATAATCGAAGAGAGAAGTCAGACGAAAACTTACTCCAACTAATTTCCTAATACACAATGCAATAACTTTTGCAAGTTTCCAGAAAAGCATATGCTTTAGCCCCTGCAAGATAACACATTAATTTCAGGAGACATGAATCAGAGAGACAAATTAAGAATATACATATAAAGTGCATAAAAAGGAGATAAACTGGTTATTCCTGCTAAACCTGAAAATGTATAAACTGTTAGCAAAATcaaaaaagtttaaaaataattcatGTTTATAACATGACTGCGACCCGAACTAGCTAAATCCTGTGGAAAAATAGCCCAAAAATACAGATATCAAGATGCTCCATGTACAAATCTCCCGGAGCCTAATATTAAAGTAGCGAACGAACATATATAAGATGAGCACTAGATAGTGAACTACTGTCGTAACAATTCAATGAACAATGCTTTAACAAAACTGACTAAGCAAACATGTGGGCGAGCCTTAAAACTATCAGTTTGTGCAAAGCACCCTGCAAATAACATAATTCAGATTCCGAAACTCGAACTTAATAATAGTTATAACAATAATTTAAAATAGCCAAATTCCTACATAAGTCAGATAATCGGAGTGCTACAATACATTCACGATTCAAATAAAAGTTTTTCCCACATATGGGCGAGATGATTACATCTGCCTTTTGATTGCCCAAATTAAACGATTCTTGCCCGAAAGAGTTGAGTCataaagaaaaaggaaaaaaaaagaggATAGGAGTTTGTCAATCATAATGCCTAGCACTCTAGCTCATGTCCATGCCATCTCCAATTTGACTGGAGATTGGACCAACAGCAGAAAAGGATCTCTCAAAAGGAGAGGGATGGAACTGTGCGCTCCGCCTACGCTTAAAAGTGCAACTATCAGAGGGTGAACTCTCAGCATCAAGCTTTCTACGCACACCTTTCACAGCCTGTTCCTCAGCCGGCGTTAGTGGGAAAACATGCCTGCTAACTCTGCATAGGGAGTTATTGTTATCATACAAAATTCTCTGGTTACAGTTTTTGTCACAGATGTGAGTGTTTCCTGTTAGTTTGCAGCGGTACATGTTTCCACACACGTTTTCATTTTCACATTTCCAATCACAATTGTGGACAGTGTTTAGCCCATCTTGGCCCAGAATAGTTGACATATAAATAACATTACTTGGCATTGTTACCATAGATTTCCCAAATACCTCCATTGCTTATGTATATCAGCAAGCTTCGCAATCTAACCAAAAGACTTCCCCAGAACGTTCTGCAGGCCCAAAACAAGACGAGAAACTGTCAAATTTGGACCGGATCATTAAACAGCTCTAAGAATCATGTGCCACTTAACTTTTCCTAATTTGGTGATAGACTTGCACCATTAGACATATAACTTCCTTACTATAGAAGCCACAAGTAAAGATACAATTTTAAGGGTAGTTTCTAAATATGAACATACTATTCAAACCATTAATCTATAAAAACATGTATTCAATTCACAGAACAAAGTATAATTTCATCTATAGCTATTTACCCTCGCTTAATAATTAGCCCCAACACATATTAACATAAATAGAGAAACCCTGTTCTTAATGACAAAAAAGACATAGTATTTCACTTCTTAAGAGGTAAAGTGTGTGCAACGGTTAGCACATC is a genomic window containing:
- the LOC141713019 gene encoding pathogenesis-related thaumatin-like protein 3.5, which gives rise to MLMSIRWVKMTTALFLLLFCLFFCSSSCTFTITNYCGYTIWPGTLSGAGTPQLLTTGFELASGQSVSIPSLPGWSGRIWARTGCTFDAAGAGTCRTGDCGGKLKCGGIGATPPASLFEVTLGHGNDTDFYDVSLVDGYNLPLIAAPRSMYGGCYATGCATDINTGCPKELQVASEDGGETEGVVACKSACEAFGQDQYCCSGEFANPTTCQPSFYSTIFKRACPKAYSYAFDDGTSIFTCNAYEYNIIFCPNPNSMKGSNDTLISPPIQKSSNKEFSGGLVSSSNILVPVPLLVLLIFIILL
- the LOC141713020 gene encoding uncharacterized protein LOC141713020, encoding MEVFGKSMVTMPSNVIYMSTILGQDGLNTVHNCDWKCENENVCGNMYRCKLTGNTHICDKNCNQRILYDNNNSLCRVSRHVFPLTPAEEQAVKGVRRKLDAESSPSDSCTFKRRRSAQFHPSPFERSFSAVGPISSQIGDGMDMS